The following are from one region of the Neurospora crassa OR74A linkage group III, whole genome shotgun sequence genome:
- a CDS encoding ATP-dependent RNA helicase drs-1, which produces MAPSQKRKAIDDDFILTISDNEEDIPLEEEQEVVPRKKAKTATQQSNKQKKKNNKKSKKQQQTEDDDDEAETKEDDAADLGIWGDNDEDDGAMDTEFQFVVDGQNEVDAEFDGWGFEGAHKGVVKGANAGGDKKAVDIDEIIRRRRERKAAKEGKTTATKEEEDKMEVDEEEDDIEEIDVDLDDDEDGVLADDAFGMGVGSDVEEEEEKQDAKMGGVDGEDEDSEGEDGEKKGEDEDEGDASDDDSVATAVEHPDDVQSSDDEEGIDEEEEAKMKEFFAPEEENQPKKKGEMSSFQEMSLSRPILRGLTSVGFTKPTPIQAKTIPISLMGKDVVGGAVTGSGKTAAFVVPILERLLYRPKKVPTTRVVILTPTRELAIQCHAVAVKLASHTDIKFCLAVGGLSLKVQEAELRLRPDVVIATPGRFIDHMRNSASFAVDTIEILVLDEADRMLEDGFADELNEILTTLPKSRQTMLFSATMTSSVDRLIRAGLNKPVRIMADSQKKTAGTLVQEFVRLRPGRESKREGYLLHICKTIYTERVIIFFRQKKIAHKMRIIFGLFGLSCAELHGSMNQAQRIQSVEDFRDGKVNFLLATDLASRGLDIKGVDTVINYEAPQTPEIYVHRVGRTARAGRSGTAITLAAEPDRKVVKAAVKAGKSQGAKISSRIIDPADADKWQAEIDELEDEIEEIMQEEKEEKQLQNMEMQVKKGENMIKYEDEISSRPKRTWFETQEDKKKAKAAGRAELNGVRDKLKSKNEGKLSNKDRKKLDTMQERKQERTYKKGSAERAGKGAVLNLKKVVKKVGRSAGPKKKGGNAGKGGKGKGRRK; this is translated from the exons ATGGCGCCCTCCCAAAAGCGCAAAGCGATCGACGACGATTTCATCCTCACCATTTCCGACAATGAAGAAGACATCCCACTAGAAGAGGAGCAAGAAGTTGTACCcaggaagaaggccaagacggCCACACAACAATCGAacaagcaaaagaagaagaacaacaagaagtccaagaaaCAGCAACAGACtgaagatgacgacgacgaagccgAAACAAAAGAAGACGACGCCGCCGACCTCGGCATCTGGGGCGacaacgacgaagacgacggcgCCATGGATACCGAGTTCCAGTTCGTTGTCGACGGCCAGAACGAAGTGGACGCCGAGTTCGACGGCTGGGGTTTCGAGGGCGCGCACAAGGGTGTTGTGAAGGGCGCCAACGCGGGCGGGGACAAGAAGGCTGTGGATATCGATGAGATTAtcagaaggaggagagagaggaaggctgctaaggaggggaaaaccaCGGCGacaaaagaggaggaggataagatggaggttgatgaggaagaagacgacatAGAAGAGATTGATGTGGatttggatgatgatgaggatggtgtCTTGGCTGACGATGCTTTTGGTATGGGTGTTGGGTCGGacgtggaagaggaggaggagaagcaggaTGCGAAGATGGGGGGTGTTGatggggaggatgaggatagTGAGGGTGAAgatggggagaagaagggagaggatgaagacgagggcGATGCGTCGGATGATGACTCGGTTGCTACGGCCGTTGAGCATCCTGATGATGTGCAGTCAtcggatgatgaagagggtattgatgaggaggaggaggccaagatGAAGGAGTTCTTTgcgccggaggaggagaatcagcctaagaagaagggcgagatGTCTTCGTTCCAGGAGATGTCTCTCTCCCGTCCTATCCTTCGCGGTCTTACTTCCGTGGGCTTCACCAAGCCGACGCCCATTCAGGCCAAGACCATCCCCATTTCGCTTATGGGTAAGGATGTCGTCGGTGGTGCCGTCACCGGTTCCGGTAAGACGGCCGCCTTCGTCGTTCCCATCCTTGAGCGTCTCCTCTACCGTCCCAAGAAGGTTCCCACCACCCGCGTCGTTATTCTTACGCCCACCCGTGAGTTGGCTATCCAGTGTCACGCTGTCGCTGTCAAGCTCGCCAGCCATACCGACATCAAGTTCTGTCTGGCTGTCGGTGGTCTCAGTCTGAAGGTGCAAGAGGCCGAGCTCCGTCTTCGCCCGGATGTGGTCATTGCCACTCCTGGTCGTTTCATCGATCACATGCGCAACTCTGCCAGCTTCGCCGTCGACACCATCGAGATTCTCGTCCTCGATGAAGCCGATCGCATGCTCGAGGACGGTTTCGCGGACGAGTTGAACGAGATTCTTACCACCCTTCCCAAGTCCCGCCAGACCATGCTGTTCTCTGCCACCATGACGTCGTCTGTCGACAGGCTCATTCGCGCCGGTCTCAACAAGCCTGTGCGCATCATGGCCGATTCGCAGAAGAAGACTGCCGGTACGCTTGTTCAAGAGTTTGTCCGTCTCAGACCCGGTCGCGAATCGAAGAGGGAAGGATATCTGTTGCACATCTGCAAGACTATCTACACGGAGCGTGTCATTATCTTCTTCAGACAAAAGAAGATTGCGCACAAGATGAGGATCATCTTTGGTCTGTTTGGATTGTCGTGCGCCGAGTTGCACGGTAGCATGAACCAGGCTCAG CGTATTCAAAGTGTCGAGGACTTCAGAGATGGAAAGGTCAACTTCCTCCTTGCCACCGATCTCGCCTCACGTGGTCTTGATATCAAGGGTGTCGACACCGTCATCAACTACGAGGCTCCCCAGACCCCCGAGATCTACGTCCATCGTGTCGGTCGTACAGCGCGTGCGGGCCGCAGCGGTACCGCTATTACCCTGGCTGCTGAGCCCGATCGCAAGGTCGTCAAGGCTGCCGTCAAGGCCGGCAAGTCTCAGGGCGCCAAGATCAGCAGTCGCATCATCGATCCCGCGGACGCCGACAAGTGGCAGGCCGAGATCGACGAGTTGGAAGATGAGATTGAGGAGATTAtgcaggaagagaaggaggaaaagcagCTGCAGAACATGGAGATGCaggtcaagaagggcgagaaCATGATCAAGTACGAGGACGAGATCAGCTCGAGGCCCAAGCGCACGTGGTTCGAGACGcaggaggacaagaagaaggccaaggcggCGGGCCGGGCCGAGCTCAACGGCGTCAGGGACAAGCTCAAGTCCAAGAACGAGGGCAAGTTGAGCAACAAGGACAGGAAGAAGCTCGACACCATGCAAGAGCGCAAGCAGGAGAGGACATACAAGAAGGGCAGCGCCGAGAGAGCCGGTAAGGGCGCGGTGCTGAACCTCAAGAAGGTCGTCAAGAAGGTGGGACGGTCTGCTGGgcctaagaagaagggcggcaATGCTGGTAAGGGTGGTAAGGGCAAGGGCAGGAGAAAGTAA